In one window of Clavelina lepadiformis chromosome 4, kaClaLepa1.1, whole genome shotgun sequence DNA:
- the LOC143452379 gene encoding 5-oxoprolinase-like, which translates to MGRILQRTAISTNIKERLDFSCALFGPDGRLVSNAPHIPSHLGAMLDGVQYLMWAIEINEGDCIVSNHPCAEGVHLPVYSQVTAFLVLPGEFTSCSRTHNLHGNLADLRALVAANQKGIHLVQELISSSATFDFEGTSPMVLNKLNAPRAISKSAIIYSLRCMVGYDIPLNQGCLLPIPVNIPKWSILDPDYQISRYPVVLKNLHAASPLAETGF; encoded by the exons ATGGGTAGGATTCTACAACGGACAGCAATATCCACTAACATTAAG GAACGACTTGACTTCTCGTGCGCTCTTTTCGGACCCGATGGTCGTCTTGTTTCCAACGCTCCTCACATCCCAAGCCACCTAGGGGCCATGTTGGATGGCGTGCAGTACCTGATGTGGGCGATAGAGATCAATGAAGGAGATTGCATCGTCTCCAATCATCCATGTGCTGAAGGAGTTCATCTTCCTGTTTACTCTC AAGTAACAGCGTTTCTCGTGCTCCCAGGAGAATTCACTAGTTGCAGCCGGACCCACAATCTCCATGGCAACCTGGCCGACTTGAGAGCGCTAGTTGCCGCTAACCAAAAG GGTATCCACCTGGTCCAGGAGCTCATATCGAGCAGCGCGACATTCGATTTCGAAGGGACATCCCCTATGGTGTTAAACAAGTTGAACGCGCCGAGAGCGATCAGCAAATCTGCCATCATCTACTCTCTCAGGTGCATGGTGGGCTACGACATCCCGCTTAACCAGGGCTGCCTCCTCCCTATTCCCGTCAACATACCCAAGTGGTCCATACTCGACCCCGACTATCAGATATCCAGATATCCGGTCGTCCTCAAGAACCTCCATGCAGCTTCTCCACTGGCGGAGACGGGGTTTTGA